AACACATGAGCGAAGGCAGGAAGGCCGTTGTCGTCGGCGCGCTGGGGGTCATCGGGCGCTATATCGTGGAGCGGCTCGAAGCCGAGGGCGGGTGGGACATCGTCGGACTGTCGCGCCGTCCGGCACCCGACCGTCCGGGCGTGCGTCACGTGTCGGTGGACCTGCTGAACGAGGACGACGTCGCCGCAAAGATGAGCGCCTGCGAAGGCGCGACGCACATCTTCTACGCCGCTTTCCAGGGCGTTGAGGGGCATGCCTCGGGCTATGCGACCAATGTCGCGCCCAACCTCGGCATGCTGGTCAACGCCGTCAGCGCAATCGAGCCTCTGTCGCCAGCGCTGAAGCGCGTCGTGCTGGTGACGGGCACCAAGACCTATGGCGTGCACCTCGGCCCCTACAAGACGCCGGCGCGCGAGGACGATCCGCGCCACATGCCGCCCAACTATTATTTCGACCAGGTCGACTGGCTGACCGACCGGCAGAGGGGCAAGGCATGGGACTGGGTCGAGCTTCGGCCCCAGACGCTCTGCGGCTTCGCGCCCGGCACGCCGATGAGCGTGGTGCCCGTGATCGGGGTCTACGCCGCCTTCTGCCGCGAGCTGGGCCTGCCGTTCCGCTTCCCCGGAAAGGCCGGCGCCTACACCACGATCTACCAGGCGACGGACTCGGCCCATTTCGCCGACGCCTGCCTGTGGGCGGCGACCGAGCCGCGCTGTTCCAACCAGGCGTACAACATCACCAATGGCGACTATTTCCGCTGGTGCCACCTGTGGCCGAAGTTCGCCGACTTCTTCGGCCTCGACCATGCGCCGCCGCAGACCATCTCGCTGACCCAGATGATGGCGGACAAGGGGCCGCTCTGGGACCGCATCGTTGCGAAGCACGGGCTTCGGCCCTACCGCCTCGATGAGATCGCGGCCTGGCCTTTCGCGGACTATGTGTTCGGCAGCGACTGGGACGTCATGTCGAACGTCACGAAGTCGCGCCAGCATGGCTTTCATGCAGTCGTCGACAGCGAGGAGATGTTCCTGCGGCTGTTCGGCAAGTTCCGGGAAGAGAAGATCATCCCCTGAGCGTGGCCGCAGGTGCGGCACTTGAACGGGGCGGCGGGAACCCCATGCTAAGGGCACTGCGTTGGCACGGGGCGCGCAGGCCGCCGTGCAGCGGGAAAGGAGAGAGCACAGGCGTGGACAGGACGGCACATGACGAACCCCTGACGGACACGGGCGACCTCGCGCGGGAAGCGCAGCGCGCGAACCTCGACCTTCGCAATGCGACCGAGGCCGACATCGCGGGCATCGTCGCGCTCGCCCGGCGCGTCTATCCGAAGGAGCCTCCCTACTCGCGCGCCCAGATCCGCGGACAGATCAACGCCTTTCCGGAAGGCCAGTTCGTCGTCACCTACGACGGGGAGGTGGTGGGCTATGCCGCGACCTTCCTCGTGGCGGAGAAGCTCGCGCTCTCC
This is a stretch of genomic DNA from Futiania mangrovi. It encodes these proteins:
- a CDS encoding SDR family oxidoreductase produces the protein MSEGRKAVVVGALGVIGRYIVERLEAEGGWDIVGLSRRPAPDRPGVRHVSVDLLNEDDVAAKMSACEGATHIFYAAFQGVEGHASGYATNVAPNLGMLVNAVSAIEPLSPALKRVVLVTGTKTYGVHLGPYKTPAREDDPRHMPPNYYFDQVDWLTDRQRGKAWDWVELRPQTLCGFAPGTPMSVVPVIGVYAAFCRELGLPFRFPGKAGAYTTIYQATDSAHFADACLWAATEPRCSNQAYNITNGDYFRWCHLWPKFADFFGLDHAPPQTISLTQMMADKGPLWDRIVAKHGLRPYRLDEIAAWPFADYVFGSDWDVMSNVTKSRQHGFHAVVDSEEMFLRLFGKFREEKIIP